Proteins encoded in a region of the Gemmatimonadota bacterium genome:
- a CDS encoding gamma-glutamyltransferase, translated as MLSTASPLATAAGVRMFEAGGNAADAAVAASFALAVVEPSMSSLGGRMQVLAHDVDGTLRAIDATTQAPLAYDSDNAPEASYGYATIGIPGMVAGALEVHESWGALPLAQVMAPAIEYARRGFVLDEEVGGHIRSTAERLAESEGALAYFFKEDGTPYGPGDRLVQEDLARTLERIAAEGRSVFYEGAIAEQIVDDMEAHGGFVTLADLAQYRAVDSRVLRGSYRGYGLAGSDVPAGGGTVIEILHILENLDVPALDEEAWMAVVGQALVLGFEDYYGGVQLEEERADVLTSKEWAARRAREIRLPTSAAVTAGGLGLALPAGIPDFWSEHRHTTHLTAADADGRVIALTQSLGPAMGAKVAAPGLGFLYAATLGGYLGPIARGQRAGSAISPFLILQDERPRWALGAAGGLRIIAGVTEVASRLIDRGQSLPDAVAGARFFPNMSRSGPGPWELETSPVASWEASSALALLQALEIDAERNPSATSFSRVHAVGIEPDGTLWGVADPRWGGAAAGVMNEGGRP; from the coding sequence ATGCTGTCGACCGCCTCTCCCCTGGCCACCGCGGCCGGGGTGCGGATGTTCGAGGCCGGTGGCAACGCCGCCGACGCGGCCGTGGCCGCATCGTTCGCGCTGGCGGTGGTGGAGCCCAGCATGTCCTCGCTGGGTGGCCGCATGCAGGTGCTCGCGCACGACGTGGACGGCACCCTGCGCGCCATCGACGCCACCACGCAGGCGCCCCTGGCGTACGACTCGGACAACGCGCCCGAGGCCTCCTACGGCTACGCCACCATCGGCATCCCCGGCATGGTGGCCGGCGCGCTGGAGGTGCACGAGAGCTGGGGCGCGCTCCCGCTCGCGCAGGTGATGGCGCCGGCCATCGAATACGCGCGCCGGGGCTTCGTGCTGGACGAGGAGGTGGGCGGTCACATCCGCTCCACCGCCGAGCGGCTCGCGGAATCCGAAGGCGCCCTGGCCTACTTCTTCAAGGAGGACGGCACGCCGTACGGCCCCGGCGACCGGCTCGTCCAGGAGGATCTGGCCCGCACGTTGGAGCGCATCGCCGCCGAAGGTCGCAGCGTGTTCTACGAGGGCGCCATCGCCGAGCAGATCGTCGACGACATGGAGGCGCACGGCGGGTTCGTCACACTGGCCGACCTGGCCCAGTACCGGGCGGTCGACTCCCGCGTGCTGCGCGGCTCCTATCGCGGGTACGGCCTCGCCGGCTCCGATGTCCCCGCGGGCGGGGGCACGGTGATCGAGATCCTGCACATCCTGGAGAACCTCGACGTGCCCGCGCTCGACGAGGAGGCCTGGATGGCCGTGGTGGGCCAGGCGCTCGTGCTGGGCTTCGAGGACTACTACGGCGGTGTGCAGCTCGAAGAGGAGCGGGCGGACGTGCTCACCTCCAAGGAGTGGGCGGCGCGGCGCGCGCGCGAGATCCGCCTGCCCACGTCGGCCGCCGTCACCGCGGGCGGGCTGGGCCTCGCGCTTCCGGCGGGGATCCCCGACTTCTGGTCGGAGCATCGGCACACCACCCATCTGACCGCGGCCGACGCCGACGGTCGCGTCATCGCGCTCACCCAGTCGCTCGGGCCCGCGATGGGTGCGAAGGTGGCCGCACCCGGGCTCGGGTTCCTCTATGCGGCCACACTGGGCGGCTATCTCGGCCCCATCGCGCGCGGGCAGCGCGCGGGGTCGGCGATCTCGCCCTTCCTGATCCTGCAGGACGAGCGGCCGCGCTGGGCGCTCGGGGCGGCCGGTGGCCTGCGCATCATCGCCGGAGTCACCGAGGTCGCCAGTCGGCTCATCGATCGCGGGCAGTCCCTGCCGGACGCGGTGGCGGGTGCCCGCTTCTTCCCCAACATGAGCCGCTCCGGACCTGGCCCCTGGGAGCTGGAGACGAGCCCCGTCGCATCCTGGGAGGCGTCCTCCGCGCTCGCCCTGCTGCAGGCCCTGGAGATCGACGCGGAGCGCAACCCGAGCGCAACCTCGTTCTCCCGGGTGCACGCCGTCGGCATCGAGCCGGACGGCACTTTGTGGGGTGTGGCCGATCCGCGCTGGGGCGGCGCGGCGGCGGGCGTGATGAACGAAGGAGGTCGACCGTGA
- a CDS encoding ABC-ATPase domain-containing protein → MRTHEELRRAVGALDGRSYKAYKSIEGEWSFGSFGIRIDHVQADPFAEPTRVRAFVPPDMARIPEPMRHGRARADGIAAWLARRFARVADLESKARGTGKSGLIRLNAPGQEVLRQTAVQLGPDGSIQARFTVGLPAYGRRIRGKAAAELLCEDVPATIWRALRWDQYDPAELRTHAETNEDAEYLREWLSELGLVAFVGDGAILPRASGVSALPLRSGPVVPFDSPPELRVTAELPNRGRITGMGVPEGVTLVVGGGFHGKSTLLQALQWGVYNHRPGDGREFVVSSASTVKVRAEDGRSVSGVDISPFIADLPLGRDTRFFSTPNASGSTSQAAGILEAVEAGAHTLLVDEDTAATNFMIRDHRMQALVPKELEPITPFIDRVRQLYDEHGVSSVIVVGGSGDYLDVADTVIAMEEYTPRLVTAKARQIASIFPTGRVSEVSGPMGRRPPRVPEPGSVSARHGRRSANVRLHGRSHFRFGADDIDLSAVEQLASVSQTRAVALALLLASERFVDGQHTVPQILGLVLEEIDRRGLDALDSRMVGDLAEFRRFELAAALNRLRSLRVRAPDAPST, encoded by the coding sequence ATGCGCACGCACGAGGAGCTCCGGCGAGCGGTGGGCGCGCTCGACGGCCGGAGCTACAAGGCATACAAGTCGATCGAGGGGGAGTGGTCGTTCGGATCGTTCGGGATCCGCATCGATCACGTCCAGGCCGATCCGTTCGCCGAGCCGACGCGGGTCCGCGCGTTCGTGCCCCCCGACATGGCCCGCATCCCCGAGCCGATGCGGCACGGCCGCGCCCGCGCCGACGGGATCGCCGCGTGGCTGGCGCGCCGCTTCGCGCGAGTGGCGGACCTGGAGTCCAAGGCACGCGGCACCGGCAAGAGCGGCCTCATCCGCTTGAACGCGCCGGGACAGGAGGTGCTGCGGCAGACCGCGGTGCAGCTCGGGCCGGACGGCAGCATCCAGGCCCGCTTCACGGTGGGGCTCCCGGCGTATGGCCGGCGCATCCGCGGGAAGGCCGCCGCCGAGCTCCTGTGCGAGGACGTGCCCGCGACCATCTGGCGTGCCCTGCGCTGGGACCAGTACGACCCGGCCGAGCTGCGGACCCACGCGGAGACGAACGAGGACGCCGAGTACCTGCGCGAGTGGCTCTCGGAGCTGGGGCTGGTCGCGTTCGTGGGGGACGGCGCGATCCTCCCGCGCGCCTCGGGCGTGAGCGCGCTTCCCCTCCGGTCCGGTCCCGTCGTGCCGTTCGATTCCCCGCCGGAGCTCCGCGTCACGGCCGAGCTTCCCAACCGCGGACGGATCACGGGCATGGGGGTCCCGGAGGGCGTCACGCTCGTGGTGGGCGGCGGATTCCATGGCAAGAGCACGCTGCTGCAGGCGCTCCAATGGGGTGTGTACAACCACCGCCCGGGAGACGGGCGCGAGTTCGTGGTCTCCAGCGCCTCGACGGTGAAGGTGCGGGCGGAGGACGGTCGCTCCGTGTCCGGTGTGGACATCTCGCCGTTCATCGCGGACCTGCCGCTGGGCCGCGATACGCGGTTCTTCTCCACGCCCAATGCGTCCGGCTCCACCAGCCAGGCGGCCGGCATCCTGGAGGCGGTGGAGGCGGGCGCCCACACCCTCCTCGTGGACGAGGACACCGCCGCGACCAACTTCATGATCCGCGATCACCGGATGCAGGCGCTCGTGCCCAAGGAGCTCGAGCCCATCACGCCGTTCATCGACCGCGTGCGACAGCTCTACGACGAGCACGGCGTCAGCTCGGTGATCGTGGTCGGCGGGAGCGGGGACTACCTGGACGTGGCCGACACCGTGATCGCCATGGAGGAGTACACGCCGCGACTGGTGACGGCCAAAGCCCGCCAGATCGCGTCCATCTTCCCCACCGGACGCGTCAGCGAGGTCAGCGGTCCCATGGGTCGGCGGCCACCCCGCGTCCCGGAGCCGGGCTCGGTGAGCGCGCGGCACGGACGGCGCAGCGCCAACGTCCGCCTGCATGGACGCTCGCACTTCCGGTTCGGCGCGGACGACATCGACCTGAGCGCCGTCGAGCAGCTCGCCTCGGTGTCGCAGACGCGGGCCGTGGCGCTGGCGCTCCTGCTGGCCAGCGAGCGCTTCGTGGACGGCCAGCACACCGTCCCGCAGATCCTGGGGCTGGTCCTGGAGGAGATCGACCGCCGGGGCCTCGACGCGCTCGATTCGAGGATGGTGGGCGATCTGGCCGAGTTCCGCCGCTTCGAGCTGGCGGCGGCCCTCAACCGGCTGCGCTCCCTGCGGGTGCGGGCTCCGGACGCTCCATCGACGTGA
- a CDS encoding NAD-dependent succinate-semialdehyde dehydrogenase has protein sequence MSKYVSINPATGQQTGTWDCLPTADLRSVLRTAESAFATWRGTGFDERARLLRRVAALLREQKTEHGRLMAEEMGKPIRAGESEAEKCAWACDYYAEHAERFLADESADTDASRSYVAYRPLGPVLAVMPWNFPYWQVIRFAAPALMAGNTVLLKHAANVPGCGQRLERLFTEAGFPEGCFRNLFVTNRQVGTLIRSGTVRAVTLTGSTRAGKAVARQAGAALKKTVLELGGSDPYVVLEDADLDAAARTCVHSRLINSGQSCIAAKRFVVVDAVRDAFTEAVVEHMRAARMGDPLDGDTDVGPQAREDLRDDLHDQVRRSVEKGARCLLGGEVPEGPGWFYPPTVLADVKRGMPAFREELFGPVASILPARDRKHAIRIANATSFGLGAAVFTGDVEEGERIARDELEAGSCFVNAFVRSDPRLPFGGIKDSGYGRELGRQGILEFVNAKTVWVA, from the coding sequence ATGAGCAAGTACGTCTCGATCAATCCGGCCACGGGGCAGCAGACCGGCACGTGGGACTGCCTGCCCACCGCCGACCTGCGCTCGGTGCTCCGCACGGCGGAGTCGGCCTTCGCCACCTGGCGGGGTACGGGCTTCGACGAGCGGGCCCGGCTCCTACGCCGCGTGGCCGCGCTCCTCAGGGAGCAGAAGACCGAGCACGGCCGGCTGATGGCGGAGGAGATGGGCAAGCCCATCCGGGCGGGGGAGTCCGAGGCCGAGAAGTGCGCGTGGGCCTGCGACTACTACGCCGAGCACGCCGAGCGCTTCCTCGCCGACGAGTCGGCCGATACGGACGCGTCGAGGAGCTATGTCGCCTACCGGCCCCTGGGTCCGGTGCTGGCGGTGATGCCGTGGAATTTCCCCTACTGGCAGGTGATCCGGTTCGCCGCGCCCGCGCTGATGGCCGGCAACACCGTCCTGCTCAAGCATGCCGCCAACGTGCCCGGCTGCGGGCAGCGCCTCGAGCGTCTGTTCACCGAGGCGGGGTTCCCCGAGGGCTGCTTCCGGAACCTGTTCGTGACCAACCGGCAGGTGGGCACGCTCATCCGGTCCGGAACCGTGCGCGCCGTGACGCTGACCGGGAGCACCCGCGCGGGGAAGGCCGTCGCCCGACAGGCCGGAGCGGCCTTGAAGAAGACGGTGCTCGAGCTGGGCGGAAGCGATCCCTACGTGGTGCTCGAGGATGCGGACCTCGACGCGGCGGCGCGGACGTGCGTCCACAGCCGCCTCATCAACTCCGGCCAGAGCTGCATCGCGGCCAAGCGATTCGTGGTGGTCGACGCGGTGCGCGACGCCTTCACCGAGGCGGTGGTGGAGCACATGCGCGCCGCCCGCATGGGAGACCCGCTGGACGGGGACACCGACGTGGGGCCGCAGGCCCGCGAGGACCTGCGCGACGACCTGCACGACCAGGTGCGACGGTCCGTGGAGAAGGGCGCTCGCTGCCTCCTGGGTGGGGAGGTGCCGGAGGGACCGGGGTGGTTCTATCCCCCCACCGTCCTGGCGGACGTGAAGCGGGGGATGCCGGCCTTCCGGGAGGAGCTGTTCGGGCCGGTCGCCTCGATCCTGCCGGCCCGGGACCGGAAGCACGCGATCCGGATCGCGAATGCCACCTCGTTCGGCCTGGGGGCGGCGGTGTTCACCGGGGACGTGGAGGAGGGGGAGCGGATCGCGCGGGACGAGCTGGAGGCCGGCTCGTGCTTCGTGAACGCGTTCGTGCGCTCGGATCCCCGTCTCCCGTTCGGCGGCATCAAGGACAGCGGGTATGGTCGCGAGCTGGGGCGCCAGGGCATCCTCGAGTTCGTGAACGCGAAGACCGTCTGGGTGGCCTGA
- a CDS encoding metal-dependent transcriptional regulator: MPNRPLSRSVEDYLKAIYALNQRGGPALTNALAEALDVQPASVTGMVKRLAEGGWVEHEPYRGVRLTDLGTRAALKVVRRHRIIETYLTRVLNYSWDHVHDEAERLEHAASDELIERMAQALENPLYDPHGAPIPSRTGEIEPVARDTLADVGAGTEGTVREVHDDDGAQLRRLQSVGLLPGARFTVRSRDGDGCLDIEVDEAVHTVCADLAQHVFVTVA, translated from the coding sequence ATGCCCAACAGACCGCTGTCCCGGTCCGTCGAGGACTACCTCAAGGCGATCTACGCCCTCAACCAGCGTGGAGGGCCCGCCCTCACCAACGCGTTGGCGGAGGCGTTGGACGTGCAGCCGGCGTCGGTCACGGGCATGGTCAAGCGCCTGGCCGAGGGTGGGTGGGTCGAACACGAGCCGTACCGGGGCGTGCGCCTGACGGACCTCGGAACCCGGGCCGCGCTGAAGGTCGTGCGCCGCCACCGCATCATCGAGACGTATCTCACGCGGGTGCTCAACTACTCGTGGGACCACGTCCACGACGAAGCGGAGCGGCTGGAGCACGCAGCCTCGGACGAGCTGATCGAGCGCATGGCGCAGGCGCTGGAGAATCCGCTGTACGATCCCCACGGCGCGCCGATTCCGAGTCGCACCGGCGAGATCGAGCCGGTGGCTCGCGATACGCTGGCCGACGTCGGGGCGGGGACGGAGGGGACCGTCCGCGAAGTGCACGACGACGACGGGGCCCAGCTGCGTCGGCTGCAGAGCGTGGGCCTGCTCCCCGGAGCCCGCTTCACGGTCCGCTCGCGCGACGGGGATGGCTGCCTGGACATCGAGGTGGACGAGGCGGTCCACACCGTCTGCGCCGATCTCGCGCAGCACGTGTTCGTGACGGTCGCCTGA